In Paenibacillus xylanilyticus, the genomic window TTTATTCTTCCTTGTGGACGCTACCTTACCCTGAGTCACTCGAATATCGTCTTATGCAATCCATTCAATCTGCAGATGAGGCAGAAGCTTCCGTACTATTACAACAATTGCTTCAGCGTGTATATCATATGGAATGGACCGAGGAAGAATACCAGGTTGCTTTAACACGATTATTGATGCATATATTACAAATGATGCAGGAGTCCGGTATACGACTTGCACAGATCTCTTCAGGGCACAGCCCATTGATCAACGAACTGCTCGCTCTGCAAACGGCTGCCGATATCGAGCAATGGTTTATTCATCGTATTATTAGGCCGGGTGTTGGCATTTTCAGAGAAAGGCAATATGCACAGCATCAGCAGATCTCGGAAAGAATGATTGCCATCATCCATCAGGAATACGATACCGATCTAACACTCGAAGAGTGTGCTTGTCGGCTCCATTATAATGCGAGCTATTTGAGTACTGTGTTTAGCAAAGAAACAGGCTACGCATTCAGTGAATATTTGTCACAGTATCGGTTCAAGATGGCCCGAAAGTGGTTGGATGAAACCGAGCTAACCATTAAGGATATTGCTGCTCGGCTTCGTTACAATAACCCGCAGAACTTTATCCGTTCGTTTCGAAAATGGGAGGGAATTACTCCAGGTCAGTACCGGGAACGTAGACAGAAGCCTCTTCGCTCTTCCATGAAATAATTGATTGTAATGATAAATGAAAAAGGAGCAGATGATCTGCTCCTTTTAATGATTCACGCTCGGTTTTATTTCTTGTTTTATTTCTTGTTTTATTTCTTGTTTTATTTCTTAGCTTCCTTCTTACGAACAATCTTCATATTCTGCTGGTCCAGCTGAATTAGTATTTTTCCGAACCTGCCACCACGTAGGAAGTTAACCACGCCATCTGGATAGGCACTTCGGATATAGTGCTCAGCCTTGTATAGTGAGTCTGTATCCGTAGGCAATCCATAGGTGTTTAGCCATTCCTGTAGATGATCTACAACTTGCTGAACAGGCATCTCAATGCTGTTGACTTCATTTGTTATTAAAGACGTATACGCGTAACCTTTCAAGAATAGCAGCTGCTGTATGTATCCCATATCTCCCGAACGGTAAGGCGGATTAACATGAAGTACCTCTTTTAACTCGTCTATTAACGTATGCACTCTCGGACCGGCCATGGCACTGATATAAACGTATTTGCGTGCACTTTGAATTGCCTGTTCAACGGTTTCCCAATCAGACATTGCGGGGCACATGGATGCAAAGGCAAAGTCATATTTCTGTTCCCAGCCTTTCTCCTGAATCGATATTTCTTCAAAGCGTTCAGGAACAATCTCGATTTTGGACGCTAATGTGCTCGGTATCGTCTCTTTCATCAAAGAAATAAGCAGTTCAGAAGGTTCGACTGCAGTGACAGTAGCCCCCTTTTCTGCAAAAGGAATTGTAAAAATGCCTGAAGCCGCACCAATGTCCAATATGGATAATTCACTAAAATCTACACCCTGATTCTCAATCCAGCTCATGATGCGCTCGGAACGCTGCTTACCTTCTTCTGTAAAGGATTGACGGTGATAGTCACGTGCCCAGCGTTCAAATGCTTCTTCCGTTTCGAATGGTGCACTCTTCTTCTTATATTTTGGACTTCTTGGCCGCTGCTTCCATGCCTCTTCCCAGATCGATAGATCAAATAATAGTTCTGAATAATTAACTGAATTGTTCTCCTCAGACACTTTTTGCTCAAGCATTACGTTTCACTCCGTTCTATGTAATAAAATCAAAAGTTCACCAGAAAGGATCTTCTCTTGTAAACAAACAGAAGTATCTCAATAATACCGTGTAGTGATATCGCAATAGTCCATACCGTTCCAGATTATAGACTTTATTTATCTACAATATATTTAATTTATACAAACGTCAACCTCATATATTGATCTATTCATCAATTGCGAAAACCACCAAAATCATAAAAATAACCCTGTGAATTGTCTAAGCAATCCACAGGGTTATGCGTTATACCGGCGAGAGGACTCGAACCTCCACGGTTTCCCACTCGATTTTGAGTCGAGCGCGTCTGCCATTCCGCCACGCCGGCATATCATGTTATAGTATATTTTCTTAAAATATACTGGAGGCGCCACCCAGATTCGAACTGGGGATAAAGCTTTTGCAGAGCTGTGCCTTACCACTTGGCTATGGCGCCATATTTTTGGAGCGGACGACGGGAATCGAACCCGCGACCCTCGCCTTGGCAAGGCGATGCTCTACCGCTGAGCCACGTCCGCAAATGGCTGGGGATATAGGATTTGAACCTATGCATGACGGAGTCAAAGTCCGTTGCCTTACCGCTTGGCTAATCCCCAAAAATAATGGGGCGATTGAGGGGAATTGAACCCCCGAATGCCGGATCCACAAACCGGTGCGTTAACCACTTCGCCACAATCGCCATGTTCATTATTTACTTAGAAAATTAATTGGCAGGGGCAGCAGGAATTGAACCCACACCAACGGTTTTGGAGACCGTTGTTCTACCTTTAAACTATGCCCCTAAAAACTGGTGGAGGATGATGGATTCGAACCACCGAACCCGTAAGGGAGCAGATTTACAGTCTGATGCGTTTGGCCACTTCGCTAATCCTCCATAGTGGTGCCGGCGAGAGGACTTGAACCCCCAACCTACTGATTACAAGTCAGTTGCTCTACCAGTTGAGCTACACCGGCGTATTAAATTGTAGTGATAATGGTGGCTCGGGACGGAATCGAACCGCCGACACGAGGATTTTCAGTCCTCTGCTCTACCGACTGAGCTACCGAGCCATAATAAAGTCTAATCATGAATGTTGCACTTTATCCAGGGCGTCGGTGCCATATAACAGACTTAGTGAACAGATTCCTCATGTAGGTAAAAATGGCGGAACCGACGGGATTCGAACCCGCGATCTCCTGCGTGACAGGCAGGCATGTTAGGCCAACTACACCACGGTTCCAGATCACTTTCTGTAAAGAAAGTATAATTGCGGGGGCAGGATTTGAACCTGCGGCCTTCGGGTTATGAGCCCGACGAGCTACCGGGCTGCTCCACCCCGCGTCGTTATAAAATTATATGGTGGAGGCTGAGGGGCTCGAACCCCCGACCCTCTGCTTGTAAGGCAGATGCTCTCCCAGCTGAGCTAAGCCTCCGAACAACACATTTATGATCTTAACATAAAACTGTTGTTAAAATCAACCTCTTTTTTGAGGTGAAAATAATGACCCGTAGGGGATACTCTCACTTCGTTCGAGACTGCGTAGCAATTGCTAACGAAGCTTATCCTCCGACGAACCTTTGGGATTCTCATCCCCTTGATGCTTTAAAAAGTAAAGCTATGACCCGTAGGGGATTCGAACCCCTGTTACCTCCGTGAAAGGGAGGTGTCTTAACCCCTTGACCAACGGGCCTTACTATGGCGGAGAGAGAGGGATTCGAACCCTCGAGACGCTTGTGGCGCCTACACGATTTCCAATCGTGCTCCTTCGGCCAACTCGGACACCTCTCCATATGGCTCCCCGAACAGGACTCGAACCTGTGACAACTCGATTAACAGTCGAGTGCTCTACCAACTGAGCTATCAGGGAATATTGTTCAGAGATTATTCTCTGAAAACTAGATCCGAAACGAAACTTGCGACTAGAACCTGCAATTTGGATAAGCCCTCGACCGATTAGTACTGGTCAGCTCCATGCATTACTGCACTTCCACCCCCAGCCTATCTACCTCGTCGTCTTCAAGGGGTCTTACATACTGGGAAATCTCATCTTGAGGGGGGCTTCACGCTTAGATGCTTTCAGCGCTTATCCCGTCCGTACATAGCTACCCAGCGGTGCTCCTGGCGGAACAACTGGTACACCAGCGGTACGTCCATCCCGGTCCTCTCGTACTAAGGACAGCTCCTCTCAAATTTCCTACGCCCACGACAGATAGGGACCGAACTGTCTCACGACGTTCTGAACCCAGCTCGCGTACCGCTTTAATGGGCGAACAGCCCAACCCTTGGGACCTACTTCAGCCCCAGGATGCGATGAGCCGACATCGAGGTGCCAAACCTCCCCGTCGATGTGGACTCTTGGGGGAGATAAGCCTGTTATCCCCAGGGTAGCTTTTATCCGTTGAGCGATGGCCCTTCCATGCGGTACCACCGGATCACTAAGCCCGACTTTCGTCCCTGCTCGACTTGTAGGTCTCGCAGTCAAGCTCCCTTATGCCTTTGCACTCTTCGAATGATTTCCAACCATTCTGAGGGAACCTTTGGGCGCCTCCGTTACTCTTTAGGAGGCGACCGCCCCAGTCAAACTGCCCACCTGACACTGTCCCCGTACCCGCTAAGGGCACCAGGTTAGAACCTAGATACGATCAGGGTGGTATCCCAACGGTGCCTCCACGTAAGCTGGCGCTCACGCTTCAAAGGCTCCCACCTATCCTGTACAGATCGTACCCAAATTCAATATCAAGCTGCAGTAAAGCTCCATGGGGTCTTTCCGTCTTGTCGCGGGTAACCTGCATCTTCACAGGTATTAAAATTTCACCGGATCTCTCGTTGAGACAGCGCCCAAGTCGTTACGCCATTCGTGCGGGTCAGAATTTACCTGACAAGGAATTTCGCTACCTTAGGACCGTTATAGTTACGGCCGCCGTTTACTGGGGCTTCGGTTCACAGCTTCGGATTGCTCCTAACCGCTCCCCTTAACCTTCCAGCACCGGGCAGGCGTCAGCCCGTATACTTCGCCTTACGGCTTCGCACAGACCTGTGTTTTTGCTAAACAGTCGCTTGGGCCTTTTCACTGCGGCCCCCTCGTGCTATTCACACTACCGGGGCACCCCTTCTCCCGAAGTTACGGGGTCATTTTGCCGAGTTCCTTAACGAGAGTTCTTCCGCGCGCCTTAGAATTCTCTTCTCGCCTACCTGTGTCGGTTTGCGGTACGGGCACCTTCATCTGGCTAGAGGCTTTTCTTGGCAGTGTGAGATCATGACCTTCGCTACTGTAATTTTCACTCCCCATCACAGCTCAGCCTTACGATGTGCGGATTTGCCTACACATCAGCCTTACTGCTTGGACAGGCATCCATCAGCCTGCGTCACTACCCTACTGCGTCCCCCCATCGCTCGTAACGATTTACGGTGGTACAGGAATTTCGACCTGTTGTCCTTCGACTACGCCTTTCGGCCTCGCCTTAGGTCCCGACTTACCCTGAGCGGACGAGCCTTCCTCAGGAACCCTTAGGCTTTCGGCGGATCAGATTCTCACTGATCTTTTCGTTACTCATACCGGCATTCTCACTTGTATAATGTCCAGCGCTCCTTACGGTACACCTTCAACCCTTATACAACGCTCCCCTACCCCTGATCATACGATCAAGCCATAGCTTCGGTGGTGTGTTTAGCCCCGTTACATTTTCGGCGCAGAGTCACTCGACCAGTGAGCTATTACGCACTCTTTCAATGGTGGCTGCTTCTAAGCCAACATCCTGGTTGTCTGTGCAACTCCACATCCTTTCCCACTTAACACACACTTGGGGACCTTAGCTGATGGTCTGGGCTGTTTCCCTTTTGACAATGGATCTTAGCACTCACTGTCTGACTCCCGGAAGTAAGTCTATGGCATTCGGAGTTTGACTGAGCTTGGTAACCCTTGCGGGCCCCGCACCCAATCAGTGCTCTACCTCCACGACTCTGTTTTCCGAGGCTAGCCCTAAAGCTATTTCGGGGAGAACCAGCTATCTCCGAGTTCGATTGGAATTTCTCCGCTACCCCCACCTCATCCCCGCACTTTTCAACGTGCGTGGGTTCGGGCCTCCAGTGCGTGTTACCGCACCTTCACCCTGGACAGGGGTAGATCACCCGGTTTCGGGTCTACGTCCACGTACTACATCGCCCTATTCAGACTCGCTTTCGCTGCGGCTCCGGCTCTTCACCTTAACCTTGCACGGGAACGTAACTCGCCGGTTCATTCTACAAAAGGCACGCCATCACCCCTAAAATGGGCTCTGACTTCTTGTAAGCACACGGTTTCAGGTTCTATTTCACTCCCCTTCCGGGGTGCTTTTCACCTTTCCCTCACGGTACTGCTTCACTATCGGTCGCTAGGAAGTATTTAGCCTTGGCAGATGGTCCTGCCGGATTCATACGGGGTTTCACGTGCCCCGCACTACTCGGGATCCGTCTCGGAGGGAACAGACTTTCAATTACAGGGCTTTTACCTTCTTTGGCGGGCCTTTCCAGACCTCTTCGTTTAACCGGCTCCTTTGTAACTCCATGTGAGACGTCCCACAACCCCAGAGAGCAAGCTCCCTGGTTTGGGCTGTTCCGCGTTCGCTCGCCGCTACTGACGGAATCACTATTGTTTTCTCTTCCTCAAGGTACTTAGATGTTTCAGTTCCCCTGGTATGCCTCTACATAACCTATTTATTCAGTTATGAGTAACTGGATATTACCCCAGCTGGGTTTCCCCATTCGGACATCCCCGGATCAAAGCTTGCTTACAGCTCCCCGAGGCAGTATCGTTGTTCGCCACGTCCTTCATCGGCTCCTAGCGCCTAGGCATCCTCCGTGTGCTCTTAGTAGCTTAACCAACTGCTCAAATTGAGCAATGCAGTTATCACTATTATTTGAAACTTGTTTAACACAAGTTCAGCTAAAAGGAATGTTCTAATTCGCAATTTTCGTTTCGTTAT contains:
- a CDS encoding class I SAM-dependent methyltransferase — encoded protein: MLEQKVSEENNSVNYSELLFDLSIWEEAWKQRPRSPKYKKKSAPFETEEAFERWARDYHRQSFTEEGKQRSERIMSWIENQGVDFSELSILDIGAASGIFTIPFAEKGATVTAVEPSELLISLMKETIPSTLASKIEIVPERFEEISIQEKGWEQKYDFAFASMCPAMSDWETVEQAIQSARKYVYISAMAGPRVHTLIDELKEVLHVNPPYRSGDMGYIQQLLFLKGYAYTSLITNEVNSIEMPVQQVVDHLQEWLNTYGLPTDTDSLYKAEHYIRSAYPDGVVNFLRGGRFGKILIQLDQQNMKIVRKKEAKK